The following are encoded in a window of Doryrhamphus excisus isolate RoL2022-K1 chromosome 16, RoL_Dexc_1.0, whole genome shotgun sequence genomic DNA:
- the LOC131104711 gene encoding LOW QUALITY PROTEIN: transmembrane protein 182-like (The sequence of the model RefSeq protein was modified relative to this genomic sequence to represent the inferred CDS: substituted 1 base at 1 genomic stop codon) — MLPNQKHGGVPECGPLTGKGSLSVLLFFALFTGTVGVLSTLISCATDYWLLGAAELCDSGRGSNIPQVQSTHXEIFHEGLFWRCSLPAPSPKYSVWDLWISENVKGCHAAFLFPFPPKVAFWAEPGDTPAEPYEHHTAVVFRTFWSMFLIGGVVSVIAGGLTVVCAAPLTNHKLYKVGGVLLLCGGACLFAVVLMYLIWVQALDTLEEYALWQRVGGCPTFHLSVQHGPSFLLAPVASFFCLLSGPLFLVLARNARSLVRDHKDKRPEPAELETDL, encoded by the exons ATGCTCCCAAACCAGAAGCATGGAGGTGTGCCGGAGTGCGGGCCTCTGACAGGCAAAGGGAGCTTAAGTGTGCTTCTCTTCTTTGCTTTATTCACCGGAACAGTGGGGGTTCTGTCCACACTCATCTCCTGTGCCACTGACTACTGGCTGTTGGGTGCTGCTGAGCTCTGCGACTCGGGAAGGGGATCAAACATTCCTCAGGTACAGTCCACTCATTGAGA GATCTTCCATGAGGGTCTGTTCTGGCGCTGCTCCTTGCCAGCACCGTCTCCTAAGTACTCGGTTTGGGATCTGTGGATCAGTGAGA ATGTAAAAGGGTGCCATGCTGCCTTCCTCTTCCCATTCCCCCCAAAGGTAGCATTTTGGGCGGAGCCAGGAGATACACCTGCCGAGCCCTATGAGCATCACACCGCTGTTG TTTTCAGAACCTTCTGGAGCATGTTCCTTATTGGGGGTGTGGTCAGTGTGATCGCTGGTGGGCTCACCGTTGTCTGCGCTGCTCCTCTCACCAATCACAAGCTTTACAAAGTGGGTGGGGTCCTTCTGCTTTGTGGCG GTGCGTGCCTGTTTGCTGTGGTGCTCATGTATCTGATATGGGTCCAGGCGCTGGACACCCTGGAGGAGTATGCCCTTTGGCAGCGTGTCGGCGGCTGCCCGACCTTCCACCTCAGCGTTCAGCACGGGCCGTCCTTCCTCCTGGCGCCCGTGGCCTCTTTCTTCTGCCTGCTGTCTGGCCCGCTCTTCCTTGTGCTCGCACGGAACGCTCGCTCTTTAGTGCGGGACCACAAAGACAAAAGACCAGAACCTGCAGAGCTTGAAACGGACTTGTAA